In Propionispora vibrioides, the sequence ACGGCACTCGGTTCAAAGGTAGGCACACCGAAATAGAGCGGTGTGACCAGGTTAAACCAGGAAGCCTGAGCTACACTGCCCAGCGATACCGTTCCTATAAAACCGGCAGCCAAAGTGCCGGCAACGAGGCCCAGCAGTACGGAAATAGAGCGGATAAATCCCTGGGTAAACCGGTTGACCAGGATAATAAATAGTAACGTACCAAAGGCCAGAGCAAAATTAGTCAGTGAACCGAAGTCCGGACTGCCCACACCGCCGGCCATATTGTTAATGGCCACAGGCACCAGCGTAACGCCGATAATAGTCACCACTGAGCCGGTTACCACGGGTGGGAAAAATTTGACCAGCTTGGAAAAATAATTAGCAATAAGAACGACAAACAGACCGGAACAGATGATCGAGCCATACATGGCTGTCAGTCCGTACTGGCCTCCGATACTGATCATGGGAAACACGGCGGTAAAGGTACAGCCCAGCACAACCGGCAGACCAATGCCGAAAAAGGGATTCCGCCAAGCCTGGAGTAAGGTGGCAATTCCCGAAGTCAGCAAATCGGCGGCGATGATGTAGCTCATTTGCGTGGCGTCCAGTTTTAAAGCCCCGCCAACAATCAACGGTACGATAATCGCACCGGCATACATGGCGAGCACATGCTGCGCGCCAAGCAACAGGGTTTTTCCATTGGTTTGTTTCATAATAACCTCCTATTTAATAACTATAAAATCAATAAGACCGGTAATTCTAAGCTTCTGGTACAAACTGAACCTGTCCGCCGGAAAAAGCGGCGATTCGGGCCAGGGATTCCACACGGAAACCGGCCGCCTTCAACTTGCCGGCCCCCGGCTGGAAGGATTTTTCAATCACAATACCGATTCCCACCACAGCGGCGCCGGCCTGCTGCACAATATTGGCCAAGCCCAGCGCGGCTTCCCCATTGGCAAGAAAATCGTCAATGATCAACACCCGGTCGTTGGCCGCCAGAAACTTCTTATCCACAATAATGTCATTGCTTTCTTTTTTCGTAAAGGAATACACCTTGGTGCAATACAAGTCGTCTGTCGTGACGGCCGACTTTTTCTTACGGGCAAAAACAACCGGTACCTGCATGACCAGACCGGCCATAATCGCCACGGCAATACCGGACGCTTCAATAGTCAGAATCCTGGTGATGGCTTCGCCGGAAAACCGTCGGGCAAACTCCTCACCCATTTTGAACATAAGCTGCGGGTCCAGTTGATGATTTAAAAAGGAATCCACTTTCAGCAGCGAGTCATTGAGCACCAGACCATCTGTCCGAATCCTGTTTTTTAATAATTCCATATAGCCTCCTTATGTCTCGGGGTTAACGAACAAGCATTGCCGGTCCAACGGAAACGGCCCGGTCTAGGTAACCGCTGATTAACTGAACCTGTCGAGAAATTTTTCCGTCTGGCAAGAAAGTAAAGCCGCAGGAATAGCGGTCCCTATTTCAAGGTTTTGCTGACGCAGCCAGGCAGAAAAAGATCCGTCAGGACGCGCAGCGTGAATTAATCATTGGTTACCCAGGTGCGTTGATAGTTGAGGAACAAAGCGCTCTGTTCAATAAAAAAGCCCTGACGGGAGACCTTCGCCGTAATGAAACATGAGCGAAATGTCCCCCGCCAGGGCTTTTATCCCCTTCGGTGTAGTGTTAACCACTGATACCACCCGGTCACAGCCGTGGCGGGAAATAAAAAAATCCCAACCATGTGGAACCTCAGGTACACTTTCACTCGTAGACAGGCAATTTACGGTTGCCGGTAGAAACTTCTGGGCCCTATCCCCAAAATTATACGAGAATATTTACATGTGACTTATTGTAGCAGTCTGCCAGCAGCCTGTCAATTCCTCTCTAGCAAAATTCGTCGAATTTTGCCATCAAAGTTCGGTGTCCTTTTTTACATAAGCGACATAATCACTGTCTTTACGCAATATATGATCGACCAACCAGTTCTTGAGGAACATAAACGTTGGAAAGGAAAGGACCGGCTCACCTCTGGAATATTCTTCAGAAAGCTCGCCCACCCGGGAAATAAACTGATCATGCTCCCGCTTATGCTCCCGGTATGCCGGGTAATGACATTCTTTCAACAATTCCTCTTCCGCCGAAAAATGGTATATAGCGTAATCTCTTAGCTCCCGTAAAATATGGCCTGTCAGTTCCCGCTCCTGTTCCAAATTCTCGCATTCAAAAACCCGCTCATACAGAGTATTGATCAGATCAACCAGTTTTTCGTGATGAGCGTCAATATCAGCAATCTCAAATACCATTTCCTCGTTCCATTCGATAAACGGCATATTTCCCAAACCCCTTTTATTTATCTTATTAACCTAATTTGCTAGGTAAGCACTGATTAAATGAACCTGTCGGCCTGGCGAGAGATTTTTTCGGCTGGCAAGGAAGAAAAACCGTAGGAATAGTGGCCCCTATTTCAAGGTTTTGCTGACGCAAGCAGGCGGAAAAAGATCCGTCAGGATGCGCAGTATGAATTAATCAGTGCTTACCTAAGTTAGCGATTATATTTCTCTGTGCTTTTGCTTTTACCTGCCATTCTCGACAAATAAATTATGAAATATAGAATTCTTTTACCGGTTATGCTTTTTCCGCCTGCAAAAGAACCGTAAATATTGTGCCCTCACCCGGTTTACTGGCTACCTGGAGCTTCCCGCCGTGCATATCCACAATCCACTTGGCTATAGCTAAGCCCAGCCCGGTTCCGCCCGTCTCCCGGCTGCGGGTTTTATCTGCCCGGAAAAACCGGTCAAAGATACGCGGCAAAAGCTCCGGCGCCATGCCAATCCCCGTATCCCGGACCGACAGTAGCACCTGCCTGCCCTCCCGGCGGCAGGCAACAATGACCGTTCCGCCCGGTTGAGTGTATTTAAAGGCATTGTCCAGTAAAATGACCAGTAATTGATGGAGCCGGTCTTTATTGCCCCGCACCCGGATTCCCGGTTTCACTTCGGCCACACAGTCAATTCCCTGGGCTTCCCCAACCGCGGTAAAGAGTTCCAGCACCTCGCCAACAATTTCACTGACCGAAATCACCGTCATCGGCATTTCCGTGTTGGCGTCGGCCCGGGCCAGGGTAAGCAGACTGCTGATCAAGCGGGTCATGCGCATCGCCTCTTTCATGATTGAATAAATGCGACGGCTCTCTTCCTGCACACTATGCTCAGGATGGCGCAAAAGCAGTTCCGCATTGCTGTAAATACCGGTTACCGGCGAGCGCAATTCGTGGGAAGCGTCGGCCACAAACTGCCGCTGCCGCTCCCAGGCATTTTGTACAGGTACCATGACCCGCCGGGCAATAAAATAACTGGCCAGAACAATACAGATGGTCCCGGTAGTGACCCCCAATAAGGAAATCCACAGTAGATTGTTCAGTAATTGCACTTCCGAATCCACAATGCTGACTATAATCACCGACTGCAGCCGAAAGCTCCGGTCTGCGCCATACACCGGATCATAAACATAAGGCCAGCGCATGATCCGGTAGGTGTGCCCCTCATATTCCCGCATCTGCAGTTCGCCGCTCTCCACAGTCGAGGTAATCTCCCTGAGATGTTCCAATTCCCGGGCAGTTCTATAGGGATTTAAATCAATCGTCCGGCCATCGTCTCCTCTTAAAAGCAGCACGATCCGGGGATCGAAAATCGGCTGGCCTACAGCGGCAGGCTCGCCGTTTACCAGACGGAAGGTATTAGCGTGAATCCGCATTGCTTCATCAATATTGTCAAATAACCGGTGAGAAAAGTACCCGTACAGCACCAATATATACATACCGAAAATCAGCAGAAATACCAACGAAATAAATATGGTTAACCGGCGAAGCGTCCGTATAAACATACTCACGGCTCCTTAAGCATGAAACCAACGCCGCGTACCGTCTGAACCAGCCTGTCCTGGCCATAGGGGGCCAGTTTTTTCCGCAAATGGTGAATATAGATATCGACAATCCCCATTCCGGTATCGGAATTCATCCCCCAAATCCGGTCAAACACCTGCTCTCTGGTTAAAATTTGTTCACTGTTTAACAAAAGAAACTCCAATATATCGTATTCCTTGCTGCCCAGACCGAGGCAGGTTTCACCAATACAGGCATCGCGCAGAGCACTGTTTAACACGATGTTGCCGTAGGTCAAACGGTCTTCGGGCATCAAATTTCCCTTCCGGCGCAGTAATGCCTTAAGCCGGGCCAGCAATTCCCTCATCGCAAAGGGTTTTACCACATAATCGTCGGCACCGGCTTCCAGCCCCTGCACACGGTCATCTATACTGTCACGGGCCGTCAACAGCAAAATGGGAACGGTACAGCCTTCACTTCGCAGCGTCCGGACGATCTCCAACCCGCTGATTTCCGGCAGCATAATATCCAATACCAACAGATCATGAATACCCTGTCGGGCGGCATAGAGGCCCTCATCACCGGCTTCCTCGCAGGCAACCTCATACCCTTCTTCCAATAAAATATCGGCTACGGCCTCCCGCAACACCTCGTCATCTTCCACCACCAGAATTCTCATCACAATCCCCCCTTGCCGAAGGCTCATCCAAATTTTCTTTTTATTATTCCCCACGGTGCCGCTAACTTGCAGTTGCATGACCCGGCAGCGGAAAAAGTCCCTTAAGGCCAGCTTTGGAATGCTGTCTTAAGGGACAGATTGGTCTAGGTAACCACTGATTAAATGAACCTGCCGGGCTGGCGAGAGATTTTTTCGCCTGGCAAGGAAGTACAACCGCAGGAATAGCGGCCTCTATTTCAAGGTTTTACTGACACAGGCAGGCGGAAAAAGATCCGTCAGGACGCGCAGCGTGAATTAATCAGCGGTTACCTAGTTCCTTGTCACGGAAACAATGGTCCACGTGGCACTAGATTGCTGCGCGTTGGGCTTATTCTGCGAACCTTTTGGCGCGGCTCCGGCCTGGCGGTTATTGTCTTGCGTCTTATAAGTAGCTTCCAAGTTTACATGGTAACGGTCGCCGTCATGAACCACCTCTACCACCGCGGTTCTTTCCGTTTGGCTGATTGTATTAAAAGCATCTTCTCTGGCATCAAAACCTAGCTTGGCAGCGGCATTTTTCACCACTTCCAGCGGAGTTTTTCCCTGATTGGCAATATGAAGACCGGAACGTTCCAGTTGTTTCGCCTGACTCTTGCTTTTAGCCTGCTGACTGTCCGGCTGGGTACTGTTTTGATAAGTAGTGGGGGTCGTCTTTTCACTGGCCTGGACGGTCGACACCAACGGTGCGGCAAACAGACATACTCCCATGGACGCGCTTAGCAGTCCCCATACTATTTTTTTATGCAAAGATTGTCTCATTCTCATTCCCCTTTTCCTCTATTGCTTACCCAATTGGACAAAACACAATGGGTATGGCCCTAATGATATACATTAAATTTTAATCCTTTCTTAAAAAACGCCTACACTTCACTGTATAGTTCTGCCAATCACCGGCTAAAGAAAAACTGCTGCCCCCAATAGGTGCAGCAGTTTTTAGCTTTTATTCCAATTCTACGGTTACCTGAACATTGGCGCCTACCGTAACTTTTCCGGCCGGAATATTCGGGGCCCCGCTGTCGGCGCTGACCGCTTTAAACATTCTGGTTTCCAGCATGACCGGATTATAAAACACGCCGGACTCATTAATCAAAGTTATGTTCGCCACCCGTTTATGCAACGTCCCGGCAATCACCTCTGCCTTGCGCAGGGCATCCTGAATAGCTTCCTGCAAGGCTTTGTCCTTGCTGCCCGTTTCATCGGCTGTTTCAAAGCGAATGGAGGCTATCTCATTGGCCCCTGCCTGGGTGACCTCATTAATGATAGTTCCTGCCTGTTCAATACCGGTACGAACCTCCATACGCTGTGTCACCTGATAGCCCTTTAAAACCGGTAATTTATCCTTTTCATAATTGTATAACGGATTAATCTGATATGTATCTGTTTTAATCTGTTCGCTGCTGATTCCCTGCTCCCGCAGAGCAGCCAGCACTTTATTCACCTGCCGGACATTGTCGGCTTTTGCCTTTTCTATATTATCCTGAATGGAATTTACCACCAGACTGATCCGGGCCGTATCCGGTGTCACTTCCTGCTGGCTGGTGCCGCTTACCTGAACCACTGTCTTCGTTGCCTCACTGGCGAATGCCGGCACGGCCAGCAATAAACTCGCCGCCAGTACTAAAATCACTTTTTTCAACATATTCTTGCCTCCCTGTTATGTCTAACCGAACCGGTTAGCCTGCATTGTTGTCTTCATAGAATAAAACGACTGCCGCCATAAAAAGTAACGGGTTTTTCCAAATTTATTTTCTATACTTACAGTATTGCGATAAGGCTGCCGGAAAACCGGAGCCTTATTGCCTGTTTTAGGTAACCACTGATTAATTCACACTGTGCGTCCTGACGGATCTTTTTCCGCCTGCCTGCGTCAGCAAAACCTTGAAATAGGGGCGGCTCCTATTTCAAAAAAATTTAATGAAGTATGGCACAAACAGCGCCGTCAGGGAGCGTTTCGGATAGTTTGAAGACACGCCCTAGGGCATAGCTTCCCTGATTACCAGCGAGTCCGCCAACTTTTTCAGTTCCGCCGTTGTTTGCCGTCCTTCCACCATGACTTCATAGCCGTCACGGGTTACGGTGACCCGGTTCACCTTGTCTTTGGCCGCCGAAACGCCGGACTGCCGGCTTGCCGCCCCTGCCGCATCAGTCACCGACAAGGCGCCGGGCAACCGCTGGATCACGCGGATTTCCCCCCGGCCATTCATTTTATAAACTTGCTCAACCAGCTTCCGGTCAGGAGCAACAGTGACCGACTGAGCCGTACGACCAGGCAAAACCAGCAGGTGGGTGATTGTCTGCTCAGCGCCGCTCTTCTCTTCGCCGGCCGGAACGGCCAGTCTCGCTTTAGCCATTAGGCGAGTCTCCTGCTGCGGTTTCTCTGCCGCTACATCCGCCGCGCTCATGGCCAGTTGTCCGCTTTTTTCTTCCTCTTTAGCTTCCCCTGCCACCTCGTTCAGCTTATTCAACACTGTATCAGGCAAAAGAGCGGCAGCTATTTGCGTTTTTGATCCCCTGTCCGGTTGCATAGCCGGCGCCTTTTCCTGGGCCGTCGGCTCACCGCCAGGGACCGTCCGGTCCGGTTCGCCGGCAGCCTTGTCCGTCAGCGCCGGTGGCGGTGTCACTTGTGCTTCCAGATGCTCAGCCGGTGGCAAATTGTTATTTTGCTGGAACAGGGTTAGCTGTACGCCAACTGCCAGTACCACCGCTGCTGCACTGCCGGCCAGCACGGTATACAACCGGTGCCGGCGACGCTGTTCCCGCTTTGTTTTCAATTCCGCCGACAGGCGATCAGCCATGCCGGCGATCAGTGAATGAGGAATTTCATCACCGCTACAGTCATGTTTCATCATATCCGCCACCGCCAAAAATCCGGCCACCTCCGGGTCTACAACCGCCCTGGGGCCTTCTATCGTCAAGTTATCAATTTCCTGCGAAAGCACTTCCGCCTGTTGTCGTTCCTCTTCTGTTGGCATAATCAAGCTTCACCTCATTTCACCATGCCGGTTTCCAGGCATAAACTACGTAAATTCTTCAACGCGCGCTGCTGCAGCATTTTTATTGCCGCTTCGGTCTTATTCATCAGGACGGCTGTGTCGTGAACCGATATGCCCAGCAGCACCCTCAACCGGATGGCTTGCCGTTGTTCCTCAGGAAGATTTTTTAACAGCCCGGTTACCCGTTCCTGCCCTTCCCGCCGCAGTATATATTCTTCCGGCTTCTCCCCACTATCCCGCAGGGTCTCCTGGTACTCCTCCAGTCCGACTACCTGCGGTGCCCGTCCGTTCTTCCGCCAGAAGTCGGTAACCAAATTAAGCGCGATTTTTCCCAGATAACTTTTAAAGGAAACTCCCATCGATTTATAACCGGGCAACGCCCGGAACGCTTTCATAAATGTGTCCTGGGTCAGTTCCTTGGCGTCTTCCGGGTTGGCCAGCCGGCTGTATATCAGCCGGTAAACCGGCTGCCAGTATTCGGTCATCAAGGCGTTGAGTGCTTCCCGGTCTCCCGTCTGCGCCTTGGCCAGCAAAATATGTTCGTCTATCACCGCCGAAACCGCCGCCCCCTTTCCAGCTTAAAGAAAACTTATCCGCTATTACTGATAACGCTATCTACCGTATAAAAGTAACGGCCGGAAATTTACTGTCTCATAGCCCGGCTCTCTACACTAATTTTAACAGAATATGAACAAGTTAACAGCAAAACTAATCTATCCGCCACGGTCTGATCGGAAAAGGGACTGAAACCGGACTTATTACTTATTATGCTCGCTCCGGCACTGCTGAATGTCCGTGCCCCGGCTAGCCTGAATCCACCAGCTTCAAACCTGAACAAAGGGACTGTCCCACTAAGAATGTCTTCTGCCATATATCAGGAATATACGGCAGAATTCTCCTTAATGCTCCAGTCCCTTTTGCTTAAGGAACCGCTGATTTAATGAGCCTGCCAGCTTGGCGAGAGATTTTTTCGGCTGGCAAGGAAGTAAAACCGCAGGAATAGCGGTCCCTATTTCAAGGTTTGTGGCTGACGCAGCCAGGCGGAAAAAGATCCGTCAGGCTGCGCTGTGTGAATAAATCAGCGGTTCCTTAAATACTATTCAAATTTCAGACTTATATCCGCCGCCCTGACCGAATGGGTCAAGGCACCGCTGGATATGACATCCACACCGGCCCCGGCCAGTGCCGCAACGCGCTCTTCCGTGATATTCCCGGATACTTCAATAAGAGCACTGCCATCAATTAAGGCTACCGCCTGCTTCACCGTATCCAAATCCATATTATCCAGCATAATCACATCGGCAGCCGCCGTCAGCGCTTCTTTCACCTGCTCCAGGCACTCCACTTCCACCTCTATTTTTATGAACGGTGATATCCGCCGGCGGACAGCCTGCACGGCAGGTAAAATTCCTCCGGCCGCCTTGCTGTGATTGTCCTTAATCATCACCATCGCATCCAGGGCATAGCGATGATTTTTTCCGCCGCCCACGGTAACCGCGTATTTTTCCAGCATCCGCAAACCCGGTGTGGTTTTTCTTGTATCGACAATCACGGTGCCGGTCCCGCTGCAAAGCCGCACATAGTCTTTCGTAGCCGTGGCAATTCCCGTCAAATGCTGCAAAAAATTTAATGCCACCCGTTCACCGGCAAGCAGCGCCCGGGTAGGTCCCCGCAAACTGGCCAACACCGTCCCGGGCGCTGCGGAATCGCCTTCCCGGCAGTTCCAGACTAGTTCAATCCGGTTGTCCAATTGTTGAAAAACCTTCCGGAAAACTTCCGTTCCGGCCAATATTAAGGGTTGTTTAGCGATTAAACGGCCTGTCGATTGGTGACCCTCGCTAAAAATTGCCTCACCGGTTAGATCGCCGGCACCAATATCCTCCAGCAAAGCCTGTTTAATAATCTGTTCCAATGCGATTGGATTCATTGCATTCTTACCTTTCTTCCCCATAGCTGTTCACTATGTTTTTTAAACCGGCTGTCATTGGTTGCCGGGAAATCGGCCCGGTAATGTCCGCCCCGGCTTTCCTGCCGCACAAAAGCCGCCTCGAGCAACAGCTCCGCCACCAAAGCAGCATTTTCCCGGCAACAGTCGGCCTGCTGCCAGACTTGCTCCCCTGTTTCCCTGCAGGAATAAAGCCATTCCGCAAGCCGGGCCAATTTTTCTCCCTGCCGGATGACACCGGCTGCCTGGTCCAGCCTGGCACGTAACAGATCCGTGTCAATGCCCCGATGATACACCGGAAGACCGGTGCCCGACAAGTCGGGTTTTCCCGGCGGCAGGTGGCAGTTATCGTTGATGCAGGCGGCCACCCGGCGGCCGAAAACCACGCCTTCCAGGAGGGAATTACTGGCCAGCCGGTTAGCGCCATGCACCCCGGTTGCCGCCGACTCACCGCAGGAATACAGCGAAGGTATGCTGGTCTGCCCCCAGGCATCGGTTTTTATGCCGCCAATGGTATAATGAGCGGTCGGCTGTACGGGGATGACATCACGCTCCAGACAGTAGCCGTGCGCTGCCAGCTCGCCATAAATTGAACGGAAATGTTCGGTTAGCTGCCCGCTAGGTAAAGCGCGGGCGTCCAGGTAGATAACCGGCGCTTGCTGGCGCTTCATCTCAGCCAGCATGGCTCTGGATACCTCGTCTCGCGGTGCCAGCTCGCCATCTTCGTGATAGCGCGGCATGAAGCGCTCGCCTGACGTATTGCGCAGCACCGCCCCTTCACCCCGCAGTGCCTCACTTAGCAAAAACACCTTGCCTGACGGCAGGATTACCGCCGTAGGATGAAACTGGACAAATTCCATATCGGCAATGACCGCCCCGGCCCGGTAAGCGGCGGCTATCCCGTCACCGCTCGCCGTGGCGGCATTGGTTGAACGGGCAAAAATTCCGCTGTAGCCGCCCGCAGCCACAACCACAGCGGATGCCCGTAATTGCAGCACCGCTTGTTCGGTTTGGATCAGACAGCCACAGCAGGTGCCCTGTGCATCGGTCAGTAAATCAACTAGAAACGCGTTATTGAAAAAATCCATCTGTGGGCAGTCGGCCGCCTGGTTCATCAATGCTTCGGCAATATGACGTCCGGTATAATCATGATAATGGGCCACTCGGTTCCGGCTGTGGCCGCCTTCTCTGGTCAGTTGCAGGCCCTGCCCGTCACAGCAAAAGTCAGTGCCGGCAGCCTGCAGAAATTGCAGTGCCGCCATCGCTTCCCGTGTGAGATGCTCCACATTCTCCTGTACGCAAAGCCCTTTGCCCACCCGTAATGTGTCGGCGGCGTGACGGGCGGCACTGTCATCGCTGCCGGCAGCGACCGCCATGCCACCCTGCGCTTTATAGGTGCTGCTTTCAGTCAGCGCGTTTTTACTGATCAAAGCCACCCGCAGCCGTTTATCCAATGATAAGGCGGTGCTCAGTCCGGCAATTCCTGTGCCGATAATAATCACATCATAAGTAAAACAGTCGGCCGTCTTAGCTATCGCCAAAGCGCCGCAGCTATACCCTCTTGTCGCCATTTCAAACCATCTCCAACATTTTTCGTAAAGTCCGGGTTGCCTGCTTCGCCGTCCGCTCATCCAGTTTCATGCTGTATTGGTCATCCAGCAGCGCCTGGTAAATACTCTGCAAACGGGTCTTTTTCATATTAGGACAGTACAGGCCGGCATGGAGCAGAAAAAATTCCTTATCCGGCCGGCTCGTCTTTAACTGGCACAATACACCGGCTTCCGTACCGATCAGATAAGTTTTGTCGGCGGAATTCTCCGCATAATGAATGATCTCCGAAGTACTGCCGGCAAAATCAGCCAGTGCCACAACCTCAGGCGAACATTCGGGATGCACGAGAATCTTTGCCTCAGGATGTCGCTGGCGGGCTTTCAAAACATCATCGGGTTTGACTTTGGCATGGGTAACACAACTCCCTTGCCACAAAATGAGTTTTTTGTCAGGCACCTGTTTAGCCACATAGTCGCCCAAATGGCCATCGGGAATAAAAATCACCTGTCGGTCAGGCAATGAGCGGATAATACGCACCGCATTGGACGAAGTACAGCAAATATCGCTCTCCGCTTTTACTTCCGCAGAAGAGTTTATGTAGCAAACCACAGGCACGCCGGGATAAAGCCGTTTCAACTCCCGTACGTCTTCGGCCGTAATCGTATCGGCCAGCGGACAGCCGGCATCCGCCTCGGGCAGCAGCACCGTTTTATCCGGTGAAAGCAGCTTGGCCGTTTCCGCCATGAAATAGACGCCGCAAAATACAATCACATCACAAGCCAGTGTAG encodes:
- a CDS encoding response regulator, with protein sequence MRILVVEDDEVLREAVADILLEEGYEVACEEAGDEGLYAARQGIHDLLVLDIMLPEISGLEIVRTLRSEGCTVPILLLTARDSIDDRVQGLEAGADDYVVKPFAMRELLARLKALLRRKGNLMPEDRLTYGNIVLNSALRDACIGETCLGLGSKEYDILEFLLLNSEQILTREQVFDRIWGMNSDTGMGIVDIYIHHLRKKLAPYGQDRLVQTVRGVGFMLKEP
- a CDS encoding xanthine phosphoribosyltransferase encodes the protein MELLKNRIRTDGLVLNDSLLKVDSFLNHQLDPQLMFKMGEEFARRFSGEAITRILTIEASGIAVAIMAGLVMQVPVVFARKKKSAVTTDDLYCTKVYSFTKKESNDIIVDKKFLAANDRVLIIDDFLANGEAALGLANIVQQAGAAVVGIGIVIEKSFQPGAGKLKAAGFRVESLARIAAFSGGQVQFVPEA
- a CDS encoding sensor histidine kinase — encoded protein: MFIRTLRRLTIFISLVFLLIFGMYILVLYGYFSHRLFDNIDEAMRIHANTFRLVNGEPAAVGQPIFDPRIVLLLRGDDGRTIDLNPYRTARELEHLREITSTVESGELQMREYEGHTYRIMRWPYVYDPVYGADRSFRLQSVIIVSIVDSEVQLLNNLLWISLLGVTTGTICIVLASYFIARRVMVPVQNAWERQRQFVADASHELRSPVTGIYSNAELLLRHPEHSVQEESRRIYSIMKEAMRMTRLISSLLTLARADANTEMPMTVISVSEIVGEVLELFTAVGEAQGIDCVAEVKPGIRVRGNKDRLHQLLVILLDNAFKYTQPGGTVIVACRREGRQVLLSVRDTGIGMAPELLPRIFDRFFRADKTRSRETGGTGLGLAIAKWIVDMHGGKLQVASKPGEGTIFTVLLQAEKA
- the nadA gene encoding quinolinate synthase NadA gives rise to the protein MDTIFVRRYNERESNTVEGERKKALTELTQEIRRLKQQRNAVILAHNYQIDEVQAIADYVGDSFYLSRQAATLACDVIVFCGVYFMAETAKLLSPDKTVLLPEADAGCPLADTITAEDVRELKRLYPGVPVVCYINSSAEVKAESDICCTSSNAVRIIRSLPDRQVIFIPDGHLGDYVAKQVPDKKLILWQGSCVTHAKVKPDDVLKARQRHPEAKILVHPECSPEVVALADFAGSTSEIIHYAENSADKTYLIGTEAGVLCQLKTSRPDKEFFLLHAGLYCPNMKKTRLQSIYQALLDDQYSMKLDERTAKQATRTLRKMLEMV
- the nadB gene encoding L-aspartate oxidase; this encodes MATRGYSCGALAIAKTADCFTYDVIIIGTGIAGLSTALSLDKRLRVALISKNALTESSTYKAQGGMAVAAGSDDSAARHAADTLRVGKGLCVQENVEHLTREAMAALQFLQAAGTDFCCDGQGLQLTREGGHSRNRVAHYHDYTGRHIAEALMNQAADCPQMDFFNNAFLVDLLTDAQGTCCGCLIQTEQAVLQLRASAVVVAAGGYSGIFARSTNAATASGDGIAAAYRAGAVIADMEFVQFHPTAVILPSGKVFLLSEALRGEGAVLRNTSGERFMPRYHEDGELAPRDEVSRAMLAEMKRQQAPVIYLDARALPSGQLTEHFRSIYGELAAHGYCLERDVIPVQPTAHYTIGGIKTDAWGQTSIPSLYSCGESAATGVHGANRLASNSLLEGVVFGRRVAACINDNCHLPPGKPDLSGTGLPVYHRGIDTDLLRARLDQAAGVIRQGEKLARLAEWLYSCRETGEQVWQQADCCRENAALVAELLLEAAFVRQESRGGHYRADFPATNDSRFKKHSEQLWGRKVRMQ
- a CDS encoding nucleobase:cation symporter-2 family protein; its protein translation is MKQTNGKTLLLGAQHVLAMYAGAIIVPLIVGGALKLDATQMSYIIAADLLTSGIATLLQAWRNPFFGIGLPVVLGCTFTAVFPMISIGGQYGLTAMYGSIICSGLFVVLIANYFSKLVKFFPPVVTGSVVTIIGVTLVPVAINNMAGGVGSPDFGSLTNFALAFGTLLFIILVNRFTQGFIRSISVLLGLVAGTLAAGFIGTVSLGSVAQASWFNLVTPLYFGVPTFEPSAVITMIIVAVVSMIESTGVFMALGEICKRDLSEDDLARGYRAEGLAVMLGGLFNSFPYTTFSQNVGLVQLSNSKTANVTIVAGGMLILLGFIPKFAALAMIIPSAVLGGAMIAMFGIVVASGIRMLSKVDFTSNENLLVIACSVTLGLGVTVVPNLFAKLPPLLKMFFENGIVTGALTAVILNILLNMTAGKSVTQPKLTVHG
- the nadC gene encoding carboxylating nicotinate-nucleotide diphosphorylase — translated: MNPIALEQIIKQALLEDIGAGDLTGEAIFSEGHQSTGRLIAKQPLILAGTEVFRKVFQQLDNRIELVWNCREGDSAAPGTVLASLRGPTRALLAGERVALNFLQHLTGIATATKDYVRLCSGTGTVIVDTRKTTPGLRMLEKYAVTVGGGKNHRYALDAMVMIKDNHSKAAGGILPAVQAVRRRISPFIKIEVEVECLEQVKEALTAAADVIMLDNMDLDTVKQAVALIDGSALIEVSGNITEERVAALAGAGVDVISSGALTHSVRAADISLKFE
- a CDS encoding RNA polymerase sigma factor, whose protein sequence is MIDEHILLAKAQTGDREALNALMTEYWQPVYRLIYSRLANPEDAKELTQDTFMKAFRALPGYKSMGVSFKSYLGKIALNLVTDFWRKNGRAPQVVGLEEYQETLRDSGEKPEEYILRREGQERVTGLLKNLPEEQRQAIRLRVLLGISVHDTAVLMNKTEAAIKMLQQRALKNLRSLCLETGMVK
- a CDS encoding bacteriohemerythrin produces the protein MPFIEWNEEMVFEIADIDAHHEKLVDLINTLYERVFECENLEQERELTGHILRELRDYAIYHFSAEEELLKECHYPAYREHKREHDQFISRVGELSEEYSRGEPVLSFPTFMFLKNWLVDHILRKDSDYVAYVKKDTEL
- a CDS encoding SIMPL domain-containing protein, yielding MLKKVILVLAASLLLAVPAFASEATKTVVQVSGTSQQEVTPDTARISLVVNSIQDNIEKAKADNVRQVNKVLAALREQGISSEQIKTDTYQINPLYNYEKDKLPVLKGYQVTQRMEVRTGIEQAGTIINEVTQAGANEIASIRFETADETGSKDKALQEAIQDALRKAEVIAGTLHKRVANITLINESGVFYNPVMLETRMFKAVSADSGAPNIPAGKVTVGANVQVTVELE